From a region of the Salvelinus alpinus chromosome 2, SLU_Salpinus.1, whole genome shotgun sequence genome:
- the LOC139560162 gene encoding caveolin-3-like: MADQYQYNTNEEKIVKDRHTKEIDLINRDPKSINEDVIKVEFEDVIAEPDGTHSLDGVWKLSYTTFTVSKYWCYRILSAIFGIPLALLWGFLFACISFCHIWAVVPCIKSCLIESQCISRIYSLCIQTFCDPFFEALGKIFSSVKVALRKEV, encoded by the exons ATGGCCGACCAGTACCAGTACAACACCAACGAGGAGAAGATTGTGAAGGACAGACACACCAAGGAGATCGATCTGATCAACAGAGACCCCAAATCGATCAATGAGGATGTGATCAAG GTGGAGTTTGAGGATGTAATCGCAGAGCCCGACGGCACACACAGTCTGGATGGGGTGTGGAAGCTCAGCTACACCACCTTCACCGTGTCCAAGTACTGGTGCTACCGCATCCTCTCAGCCATCTTCGGCATCCCTTTGGCTCTGCTCTGGGGCTTCCTCTTCGCCTGCATCTCATTCTGTCACATCTGGGCTGTGGTACCCTGTATCAAGAGCTGCCTGATTGAGTCCCAGTGCATCAGTCGCATCTACTCCCTCTGCATCCAGACCTTCTGTGACCCCTTCTTTGAAGCCCTGGGCAAGATCTTCAGCAGTGTGAAAGTGGCCCTGCGCAAAGAGGTCTAG